DNA sequence from the Methylacidiphilum kamchatkense Kam1 genome:
TCTTCGGTATCCTCTAAGCAGAGATGCAAAAGAAAGCTCAAGATTAAAAGGGAAGCAGCACTCAGTACAAACCAATATTTCCAGCTCATTGCTTCTCTGCCTATTAGTTCCTTCCCATATCCTCCAATCATTGGACCAATGGTAAAAGGCAAGACACTTGCTACGGCTCCAAGCATCAAAGGAATCAGTCGCCATGGATCAGGGTTTTGTTCGAATACTAAACTTTGAGATCCAAGAATGAGTATGCCACAACACATCCCTTGGATGGTACGTCCAACCAAAAAAAGGTAAAAGTTTAGAGACAAAGCACAGAACAAAGAACTGGCTGCTAGAAGAAAAGAAAAGAAAAAAACTGTTTTTTTCCTACCGTATTGAAGACTAATTTGCGTAGCGATCAGAAGACCTAAACTTTGTCCTAGGAAAAAAAATCCGTTGGTCCATGAACCATGACTTTGACTTTGGCCAAGTTCCGCCGTTGCATATGGAATGATGTCTGTATAGGAGCCAGATTGAAAAAAACAGAGGCATTGAAGAAGAAAATAAAGAGTAAAGAGTAGGAAAGTTTTGATAGTTTTGTTCATACCCCCTCGCAAGACGATGAAAGGAAAGAAGAGGGATTGTTTGGAGTTCCTTTAGAATGAGAACAGAAAGCAGTGAGTTTCTGTTGAGCTTTTTGCTTGAAGTCTGCCGTTAGCCGCCTCTTTGCCATGTGGTCTCCTTCTATAATAGGTAATCGTAGGAGCTATCAGCCTTCTCAAAGAAATGGCGGTTAACGGACGGCGAGCCCCATCGCCCAATAGTTGTTTCTATACCTAGAATGATACATTTTTCAACAAAAATGTGTTATTTTGTTTGACGCTTTGCTGAAGGGTTGGATTCTGAATTTTTGATCTGGGGAGGCCGCATGGAAGACTCGTTCCATCCTCCTCCAAAAGCTCGAATAAGGGCGATGCGCACAATAAACCTTTCTCCGCGCAATGCGATATCGGTCAGGATAGCATTAAGCCAGAGGCTTTCTGTTGTATCCACTTCGATATAATGCGAAAGCCCCCTTTGGAACCTATCCATTGCAAGGTCGTATTGTTTTCTTGCCGATTCTACCAGCTCATCTTCAACCTTTTGTTCTTCTTCTAGGAGCCGGACACCAATGAGTGCATTTTCAACTTCTTCGAATGCAGACAGAATAGTTTCCCTGTAGGAAGCTACGGCTTTTTCATAAGCGGCTCGAGCCTGCATGAGATTAGCTAAAAGCCTTCCTCCTTCAAAAATAGGTAAATCGATTAATGGGCCATAAATCCAGGAGTTCGATGGCCAAGTAAAGAGTTGACCAAAATCCGTATTGAAAAATCCAAAATACGCATTCAGATTGACCGAAGGGAAATAGGCGGCGTAGGCAACGCCAATCATAGCATTGGTTGCTGCCATTTCCCTTTCAGCTTGAGCAATATCTGGCCTTTGCTCGAGGATTTCCGATGGTAGACTTGTGGGAATCTCTGGAGGTTCTTCTTTCAGTGGTTTTCGAGGAAAATGAAAAGTGGAGGCGGGTTGACCAAGAAGCCGAGCAATCGAATTTTCCACTTTTGCTCTATGGCTTTCTAAAGCGATGTATTGGGATTTAATCCGTGAAAGATCTGTTTTTGCTCTTGCTAGATCTAGTTCATTGGATAACCCACTTTTATATCTGATTTCTACTCTTTTTAAATTATCTTCATAGACTCGGATCATTCTTTCCATGACTTCAAGTTGGCTGTCTAGATATCTCAATAGGTAATAGGCTTGAGCCACATCGGCATGGATTGTTAGTCTGGCTCCTTCTAATTCTGCCTGCGAAGCTTGAGCTTCTGCTTTAGCTGCCTCTAGTTGTCTTCTTAATTTGCCCCAAATATCAAGTTCCCAATTTGAATTAAGATAGACCTGCCACATATTCAGCGTAGGCTGAAATCCATAATAGTGAGTGGTTCCAATGATGGATCCAGCAGGAAGGCCGTTTATTGGAACAGTTGAAAAAATAGGTTCAGGTAGAATAAAGGGAAGCCAAGGCAGATGCGTTTTCAGTTTCCAGCGCTGATAACTTGGAGTGAAATTGGTGTGCGGAAAAAAAGCGCTCAAGGCTGCTCCTACTCCTGCTCGCGCTTCAATGACATTAGCCATTGCCATTTTAATCTGTTGATTAGCCGCTTCCGCTTCAGCCTCCAGTTGATTGAGTACTGGATCGTTGAAAATCTTCCACCATTCGCCTTTTTTGACGAAATCTTTAGGTGCTGCTAATTTCCACTTTCCAGGATTTTTCTTGGCTTCTTCTATCGCTTTTTTTAGGGAGTCCACACTTTGGGGATCAATGGTGTTTTTTGACTGACTAGCAGTTTTCGAAGCAAGGGGCTCTTTCGGTTTATTGGCTGTCTTTTTTTCTTCTCCCCACTTCCAGGAAGAGGGGACATCGACTTTTGGTGGTTTATAATCCGGACCCACCGAGCAGCTATGAAAAACGAGAACAGAGCTCAAGAAAAGGATCTTCTGGATGGATAAGGCAAAAGCTGATGCCTTCTGGTGCTTATTCAAAAAGAAAAGACATTTATGAATGGATTGCTTTATCTTTTTACCATTTTTTCCCGATCTCATTGTGTTTGCAGCCCTGTTCGTTGAAGTAGGAGTTATCGCCTTTTCCTAAAAAGAAAAGGGGTTTGCCCAAAACACTTCGAAAACACGGGCTGGCAAACTCCATTGCCAGATAATTAATTACTTTTGGCTAGCGAATATTCTTTTATGAATCAGTTGTCAAAAATTTTTTTAAAATTTTAAAAAAAAAACACAAACAGTCTTCCTGTTCCTTCTTGTTCTAAGGAAAATAGGAGGGTTCTCTATCAATTAAAGACTCTTAGGCATCAGGCTCTCCCTGTACGTAATAGAGAAGAAAAACGAGGATTAAAATAGACATTCTAAAAGCTTGAGGTAAGCCATTATAATTGCTACTTTGCCACATTTGAAACCATTCTCCGGCTCCAAGGATGAAAAAATAGAGCCATTGGATCAACCCAAGACTAAGCCCGACAATGCCTACGCTTTTGGCTTTTTGAAAAGCGATCGGTGATTGGAACAGGTTCTTAAAAAGAAAAAAAGTTCCTATGAGAAGCACCGTCCCACAAAGGCTTTCCCATAGAATGAGACTATTGTAGACTAAAGAAAAGAGAAAGGGTGAGTTCCAAGCCCGGGAATGGAGATGAGAAGCTTTTGGAATGGTATCCATAAGCAAGACATGCCGAAGGTAGGTATAGTTCGTTTCATAATCCAAGAGATTGTTCAGGGCTATTAAAAGAAAATAGAGGGAAAAGAACAAAAGGATGAGGATCTTGGAAAGCCTGATAGCGGCCTGAAAAAACGAATAATTGTAAGATGACTGATTGGACATGAGCTAGATAAGACAGTTGGCTTTTTCCTCTTCTTTATCGTTCATCAACCAAATTCCAAAAGCGCTTGGATATAGCTTAGTCAGCTATTCCCTAGGTATGCTATGGGTTCTTCAGATAGGATCATAGAAAAAACTTTTTGTTTTTTCGATATCTGTGGCTATCTGCTGCTTGAGTTCTTCGACCGAAAGGAATTTTTTTTCTTCTCTGATAAAATGAAAATTGAATAAGGAAAGCGTTTGTCCATAAAGGTTGCCTTCAAAATCTATCAGATGAACCTCTAGATTCAGCCTTCCTTCTTCCTGGATAGTAGGACGCCATCCATAGTTGACGACACCTATAAAAATCTCTTTATTATAGGCTACCTGACAGCCATAAACCCCAGGAGGCGGGAGCAGTTGGACGACATGCTGCAAATTGGCTGTGGGAAAGCCGATTGTTTTGCCTACTCCCTGACCGGTTCCCACAATGCCTTCGATCCGATAGCTGCGCCCTAAGAGCTGAGAAGCTAAGCTAAAATCTCTTCTTTCAATGGCTTTCCTTATTTTAGTACTGGAAATGGTTTGTCCTTGAAACACTAGAGGAGCTACGACAATGGTTTCAAATCCTAATTGGTGGCCCCTTTCTCTTAAAAGACGAACATTGCCTTCCGCATTCCATCCGAATCGAAAATCCTCTCCCACCACGACTCTTTTTAATCTTGGGAATATTTTTTTTAGTTCTATTAAAAAGGCTTCTGCTGTCAGTTCTCTTAATCGCTGATCAAAGCGGATAAAAAGAATGAGTTTGAGTCCGTAGATCTCAAAAAGGGTTTTCTTCTGTTGTAGAGAAACGAGTTTTGGCGGAACCCTTTCAGGAGAGATAATTGCCAAAGGATGTGGTTCAAAAGTAATGACCAGACTGTTCTCTTGCGATCCTAGAGCAAGTAAGCTTCTTAATATTTTCTGATGACCAAGATGAATCCCGTCAAACACGCCAATAGCAATATTTTCAATTTGCTTATTTTCATTAAGAGTAAACAGGGAGAAAATTTCCTCTTCTTTTCCAGAGGAAAAGATGGATCCCCCTCATTGTCTGCGGATTCTGGAAACTTCTGGTAGAGAAAGTACATGGTTTAATAAATCTTTGGGACTCTGCATGGATTGAAGAGCATCAAAGCGAAGGGCTTGAGCCAGTTTGAAATTGCCGGATTGAAGCCGAACCAAGGAAAAGAGATGCCCGCCACAGCCAAGAGCCTGTCCTATGTCATGACAGTAGGTTCGGACATAGAAGCCTTTCCCGCAGAAAACTTCGAAGTCGATAAAAGGCGATTCCCATTTTTTTATTTGGTAGGAGTAAACATGGACAAGTCTTGGTTTTCTTTCCACCTCTTTTCCCTCTCTAGCTAGTTTATAGAGTGGGACTCCGTGACTTTTTATGGCTGAGATCATGGGTGGAATTTGATAGAAATCGCCAACAAACCGGTCAAAGACCTGCTTGATTTCTTCTAGAGAGAGAGGAGGGACAGGCTTTTCTTCTACGATCTTTCCATCGGAATCCTGAGTGGTTGTTGATTGGCCAAGGCGGAGGACTCCTTCATACCGTTTGTCTTCCGACATCAGCAGATCCTGAATCTTTGTCGCCTTTCCAAGAACAAGCACAAGCAACCCTGTGGCCATTGGGTCTAAAGTACCGCAATGACCAACTTTTTTGATGTTGAATTTTTTCCTTACAAAATCAACCATGTCATGGGAGGTATAGCCTTTGGGCTTATCCACCAGTAGTACGCCGTCAATATCCATGTGATCTATCCTTAAACACTTGTAGTTTTAGCTGTTTAGTCAAGCAAAGCTTTGATCTCTGATAAAACGGTTTTTTTAGCTTGCTCCAGATCCAGTTTAATGCGAGCGCCAGCAGCCCGTATGTGTCCACCCCCTCCAAACTTTGAAGCGATTCGACGAACGTCAAAGTCTTTTGAGGAACGCAGGCTTAAACGGATAAGATTAGGGGATAGCTCTTCAAGCATGAAGGCGACCACAACCGATTTGACCATTAACAGATAGTAAAGGAAGTTTTCTGCTTCTCCTTGATTGGAACCAGTTTTGAGATACATGTCAGCGGTAAGAATGTAATAGGCTATTTTGGCGTCTTCGACAAAATGAGTCTGATTAAGAACTTCTCTTAATAGAAGAAAGCGAGACAATGGGTAATTTCTAAAAGAGCAGACTGATAAAAATTCTGGGTCAGCACCCAATCGGATAAGTTTTGCAGCTAATTCGAAAGTTTCTGGAGGGATAGAGCGGAAACAAAAGGCATTGGTATCGGTTAGAAGCCCAACATAAAAATTAGAGGCGGCTTCTTTTGGACAGGGGAGTGAGAGTTTCTCGATACACCGAAAGATGACTTCGCAGCTTGAAGAAGCCTGTGGCTCGACGACATTGATGGTGGCAAATCGAGTATTGTCGATATGGTGGTCAAAGTTCAGATCGACTTGCCGATTCCAGGATTCAAAAAAGGGACCGGGTCTTTTGATATTCGAACAATCCACAGTGATAATTTTAGTTTGTGGTTCGGGAGCAACTTCTGTTGGAGTCTTAAGGATTGAGGCTCCAGGCAAAAAGGCAAAATGCTCTAA
Encoded proteins:
- a CDS encoding efflux transporter outer membrane subunit; translated protein: MSSVLVFHSCSVGPDYKPPKVDVPSSWKWGEEKKTANKPKEPLASKTASQSKNTIDPQSVDSLKKAIEEAKKNPGKWKLAAPKDFVKKGEWWKIFNDPVLNQLEAEAEAANQQIKMAMANVIEARAGVGAALSAFFPHTNFTPSYQRWKLKTHLPWLPFILPEPIFSTVPINGLPAGSIIGTTHYYGFQPTLNMWQVYLNSNWELDIWGKLRRQLEAAKAEAQASQAELEGARLTIHADVAQAYYLLRYLDSQLEVMERMIRVYEDNLKRVEIRYKSGLSNELDLARAKTDLSRIKSQYIALESHRAKVENSIARLLGQPASTFHFPRKPLKEEPPEIPTSLPSEILEQRPDIAQAEREMAATNAMIGVAYAAYFPSVNLNAYFGFFNTDFGQLFTWPSNSWIYGPLIDLPIFEGGRLLANLMQARAAYEKAVASYRETILSAFEEVENALIGVRLLEEEQKVEDELVESARKQYDLAMDRFQRGLSHYIEVDTTESLWLNAILTDIALRGERFIVRIALIRAFGGGWNESSMRPPQIKNSESNPSAKRQTK
- a CDS encoding DUF2165 family protein, producing MSNQSSYNYSFFQAAIRLSKILILLFFSLYFLLIALNNLLDYETNYTYLRHVLLMDTIPKASHLHSRAWNSPFLFSLVYNSLILWESLCGTVLLIGTFFLFKNLFQSPIAFQKAKSVGIVGLSLGLIQWLYFFILGAGEWFQMWQSSNYNGLPQAFRMSILILVFLLYYVQGEPDA
- a CDS encoding bifunctional riboflavin kinase/FAD synthetase gives rise to the protein MFDGIHLGHQKILRSLLALGSQENSLVITFEPHPLAIISPERVPPKLVSLQQKKTLFEIYGLKLILFIRFDQRLRELTAEAFLIELKKIFPRLKRVVVGEDFRFGWNAEGNVRLLRERGHQLGFETIVVAPLVFQGQTISSTKIRKAIERRDFSLASQLLGRSYRIEGIVGTGQGVGKTIGFPTANLQHVVQLLPPPGVYGCQVAYNKEIFIGVVNYGWRPTIQEEGRLNLEVHLIDFEGNLYGQTLSLFNFHFIREEKKFLSVEELKQQIATDIEKTKSFFYDPI
- the truB gene encoding tRNA pseudouridine(55) synthase TruB; translated protein: MDIDGVLLVDKPKGYTSHDMVDFVRKKFNIKKVGHCGTLDPMATGLLVLVLGKATKIQDLLMSEDKRYEGVLRLGQSTTTQDSDGKIVEEKPVPPLSLEEIKQVFDRFVGDFYQIPPMISAIKSHGVPLYKLAREGKEVERKPRLVHVYSYQIKKWESPFIDFEVFCGKGFYVRTYCHDIGQALGCGGHLFSLVRLQSGNFKLAQALRFDALQSMQSPKDLLNHVLSLPEVSRIRRQ
- a CDS encoding DHH family phosphoesterase, producing the protein MNINLDNNSDLSSLRTFFNENNSFVIVSHCRPDGDAYGSAIGLGLVLKNLGKKVDVYIEEGLLEHFAFLPGASILKTPTEVAPEPQTKIITVDCSNIKRPGPFFESWNRQVDLNFDHHIDNTRFATINVVEPQASSSCEVIFRCIEKLSLPCPKEAASNFYVGLLTDTNAFCFRSIPPETFELAAKLIRLGADPEFLSVCSFRNYPLSRFLLLREVLNQTHFVEDAKIAYYILTADMYLKTGSNQGEAENFLYYLLMVKSVVVAFMLEELSPNLIRLSLRSSKDFDVRRIASKFGGGGHIRAAGARIKLDLEQAKKTVLSEIKALLD